A window of Apium graveolens cultivar Ventura chromosome 8, ASM990537v1, whole genome shotgun sequence contains these coding sequences:
- the LOC141679269 gene encoding protein ABSCISIC ACID-INSENSITIVE 5-like: protein MKTDKNSRILSRSLEMEEISNDQFDHEVKSALQIEEAEQPRIDTSPSLHRSPNTLTTDGKSFGSMNLEEFINSIWTEEEAQAQNANSVVPTAEASSSLNNMNPQYHFGQTPNGSSDIARQMSLTRPGSQSVPAPSCQKIVDVSREPSDGEMTFYEFLVKIGVLREEGAIAQIPPPRLLYQLHPPAPPFFQPRPAPPLLPRPQLPYGSVDVPTPFGPQATSFYGVASGVRGSENIGEMGAVSLDEIGLNNRGQKRIIEGPSEMMIERYEKKLIRNREAATKSRAKKQARTREFEAQLNHLKQENSCLAERLQLETKKNEAQKKAKEKRGTLRRTLSCPH from the exons ATGA AGACTGACAAAAACTCGAGAATACTATCAAGAAGTCTAGAAATGGAGGAAATCTCTAATGATCAGTTTGATCACGAGGTCAAATCAGCGTTACAGATTGAAGAAGCTGAACAGCCAAGGATTGATACATCTCCTTCCTTGCATAGATCTCCGAATACACTCACTACTGATGGCAAAAGCTTTGGATCCATGAATCTGGAGGAGTTCATAAACAGCATTTGGACTGAAGAAGAAGCTCAGGCACAGAATGCGAACTCAGTGGTGCCAACAGCGGAAGCCAGTTCAAGTCTCAACAACATGAATCCACAATATCACTTTGGTCAGACCCCGAACGGGAGCAGTGACATTGCAAGACAAATGAGCTTGACAAGACCAGGATCACAGAGTGTTCCAGCACCTTCGTGCCAGAAAATAGTGGATGTGTCACGCGAGCCATCAGATGGAGAAATGACATTCTATGAATTTCTGGTCAAGATAGGGGTACTCCGGGAAGAAGGTGCTATAGCACAAATTCCTCCACCTCGTCTGCTTTATCAGCTTCACCCTCCTGCTCCTCCTTTCTTTCAACCTCGTCCAGCTCCGCCTCTGCTTCCTCGTCCTCAGCTACCCTATGGCAGTGTTGATGTCCCTACTCCATTTGGACCACAAGCCACAAGTTTTTATGGAGTGGCTAGTGGTGTACGTGGAAGTGAAAATATTGGAGAAATGGGTGCTGTTTCCTTGGATGAAATAGGATTGAACAATCGAGGACAGAAGCGGATAATAGAGGGACCAAGCGAGATGATGATTGAAAGGTACGAAAAAAAGTTGATTAGAAATAGGGAAGCAGCCACAAAATCTAGGGCCAAAAAACAG GCACGCACTAGGGAATTTGAAGCACAGCTCAATCATTTGAAACAAGAAAATTCTTGCCTAGCGGAAAGATTG CAATTGGAAACAAAAAAAAATGAAGCTCAGAAAAAAGCAAAAGAGAAACGGGGTACATTGAGGAGGACTTTGAGCTGTCCACACTAA